From the genome of Populus alba chromosome 10, ASM523922v2, whole genome shotgun sequence, one region includes:
- the LOC118060212 gene encoding F-box protein At5g07610, with product MGDCLGRKQQNISMDRNLSSGPSGRTGQAIMIMDEKDIMIEILHRLPLKSLLISKCVCRLWNHLISDPIFISNYSRRNPQHHVSGFFLQKFLFLEQYSKLEFITCEGQDDAAPEPSLCFIEDDQGVCIQHSCNGLLLCSSFRCHEDDRKYYICKPTTKQYHQLPKPGCKTVFGINIAYDPTISPHYKIICVCDSNAIKIYDSAIGSWRVSGNHQVSPHVLLFKRGVFLNRALHWISRGALALRFDIELERMLTMPMPPIPEGRSERRLGYFGESGGHLCLIEINGPITTCFDVMRMESDYSGWSVRYRVDLSRIASSFPSMVRNNVQGIHRYLFSILHLADRSQVGEDESSMWLHIPGTFISYNLKDGKWSKLQSILYQINKIEEGMGLWHSWEGVHPYTNTLCYF from the exons ATGGGAGACTGTCTAGGGAGAAAACAG CAAAACATTTCAATGGATCGAAACCTGTCTTCTGGGCCATCTGGAAGAACAGGGCAGGCAATAATGATCATGGATGAAAAGGATATCATGATCGAAATACTTCATCGACTACCCTTAAAGTCGTTGTTGATATCCAAATGCGTGTGCAGATTGTGGAACCATCTCATCTCAGATCCTATATTCATATCCAATTATTCGCGTAGAAACCCACAACATCATGTCTCTGGTTTCTTCTTACAAAAATTCTTGTTTCTTGAACAGTACTCGAAACTTGAGTTCATTACATGTGAAGGACAGGATGATGCTGCTCCTGAGCCATCTCTTTGTTTCATTGAAGATGATCAAGGTGTTTGTATACAACATTCCTGCAATGGCCTTCTTCTATGCAGCAGTTTTCGATGCCACGAAGATGATAGGAAGTACTACATCTGTAAACCCACCACTAAGCAATATCACCAACTGCCTAAACCTGGATGCAAGACTGTGTTTGGCATTAACATAGCATATGATCCTACCATATCACCCCATTACAAAATCATATGCGTATGTGACTCCAACGCGATTAAGATTTATGATTCAGCCATAGGATCATGGAGAGTCTCAGGAAATCATCAAGTTTCCCCCCATGTTTTGTTATTCAAACGAGGTGTCTTTCTGAACCGTGCATTGCATTGGATTAGCAGAGGAGCCTTGGCACTTCGATTTGATATTGAACTAGAGCGTATGCTCACAATGCCAATGCCTCCAATCCCTGAGGGGCGGTCAGAAAGGAGATTGGGATATTTCGGTGAATCGGGAGGGCATCTATGTCTCATTGAGATAAATGGTCCTATAACTACTTGCTTTGATGTGATGAGGATGGAGAGTGACTATTCAGGCTGGTCGGTGAGGTACCGTGTTGATCTTTCTAGAATAGCGTCTTCCTTTCCATCAATGGTGAGGAACAATGTGCAGGGCATCCATCGTTACTTGTTCTCTATACTGCATCTAGCTGACAGATCACAAGTAGGAGAAGATGAATCATCCATGTGGCTGCATATTCCAGGCACATTCATCTCCTACAACCTTAAAGACGGAAAATGGAGCAAGCTTCAAagtattttatatcaaataaacaagATTGAAGAAGGTATGGGATTATGGCATTCATGGGAGGGAGTCCATCCATATACCAATACTCTTTGTTACTTTTGA
- the LOC118060213 gene encoding uncharacterized protein — translation MKMEQPATPNITPSKDNSSIKGTKKKPPTPQELISHYQSQGLDSQEASIKVIEDLQNVLFRVIASNSRGKKDKLVGEASRKIDTVNTRVAVVDMKLDLKPGYAETFAIGVASASAFRGVETVWPHVVGGIAQIWNAVRTVTKPPSSSS, via the coding sequence ATGAAAATGGAACAGCCAGCAACACCAAATATTACCCCGTCAAAAGACAACAGCAGCATCAAAGGCACAAAGAAAAAGCCTCCGACTCCACAAGAGCTGATATCCCATTACCAATCTCAAGGCCTTGACTCTCAAGAAGCATCCATCAAGGTCATCGAAGATCTCCAGAATGTGCTTTTTAGGGTCATAGCTTCTAACAGCAGGGGCAAGAAGGACAAGCTGGTGGGTGAGGCTTCCAGGAAGATTGACACGGTTAACACAAGAGTGGCTGTTGTTGATATGAAGTTGGACTTAAAGCCTGGGTATGCTGAGACTTTTGCTATTGGGGttgcttctgcttctgcttttAGAGGTGTTGAGACTGTTTGGCCTCATGTTGTTGGGGGTATTGCTCAGATTTGGAATGCTGTTAGGACTGTCACTAAAcctccctcttcttcttcttga
- the LOC118060211 gene encoding pyrophosphate-energized membrane proton pump 2 — MMIDDDVETGDLGPYQERPRIFPNMRSKPYNPLIFRVFKRINVRVLFILLLLGFGGIFYVGARTSPIIVFVFTVCIFSFILSIYLTKWVLSKDEGPPEMVQISDAIRDGAEGFFRTQYSTISKMALLLALVILCIYLFRSTTPQQESSGLGRSTSAYITVAAFLLGALCSGIAGYVGMWVSVRANVRVSSAARRSAREALQIAVRAGGFSALVVVGMAVIGIAILYATFYVWLGVDSPGSMKVTDLPLLLVGYGFGASFVALFAQLGGGIFTKAADVGADLVGKVEQGIPEDDPRNPAVIADLVGDNVGDCAARGADLFESIAAEIISAMILGGTMAQRCKIADPSGFILFPLVVHSFDLVISSVGILSIRGTRDSSAKSPMEDPMAILQKGYSITIFLAVLTFVASTYWMLYTEQAPSAWVHFALCGLVGIITAYFFVWITKYYTDYKHGPVRALALASSTGHGTNIIAGVSLGLEATALPVLVISVSIVSAFWLGNTSGLMDEAGNPTGGLFGTAVATMGMLSTAAYVLTMDMFGPIADNAGGIVEMSQQPESVREITDVLDAVGNTTKATTKGFAIGSAALASFLLFSAYMDEVATFAREPFTQVDIAIPEVFVGGLLGSMLIFLFSAWACSAVGRTAQEVVKEVRRQFIERPGIMDYKEKPDYGRCVAIVAAASLREMIKPGALAIISPMVVGVVFRILGYYTGQSLLGAKVVAAMLMFATVSGILMALFLNTAGGAWDNAKKYIETGAYGGKGSDCHKAAVTGDTVGDPFKDTAGPSIHVLIKMLATITLVMAPVFL; from the exons ATGATGATCGATGACGATGTTGAGACTGGTGATTTGGGGCCTTACCAAGAAAGGCCAAGGATTTTCCCCAACATGCGAAGCAAACCCTATAATCCATTG ATTTTTCGAGTGTTTAAGCGGATAAATGTTCGTGTTCTATTTATACTTCTGCTATTGGGTTTTGGAGGAATCTTTTACGTTGGAGCACGTACATCTCCAATCATTGTGTTTGTCTTCACAGTTTGTATCTTCAGCttcattttatctatatatCTTACCAAATGGGTACTCTCAAAGGATGAGGGACCTCCTGAAATGGTTCAG ATATCAGATGCAATACGTGATGGAGCAGAAGGCTTCTTTAGGACCCAGTATAGTACTATTTCTAAGATGGCGCTGTTACTGGCGCTGGTGATCCTCTGTATATATCTGTTCCGCAGTACAACACCTCAACAAGAATCTTCTGGCCTTGGAAG GTCAACATCTGCTTATATCACTGTCGCTGCATTCCTTTTGGGGGCTTTGTGTTCGGGTATTGCAGGTTATGTTGGGATGTGGGTATCGGTACGTGCAAATGTTAGAGTTTCCAGTGCTGCAAGACGGTCAGCTAGAGAGGCATTGCAG ATAGCTGTTCGTGCTGGCGGTTTCTCTGCTTTGGTGGTGGTTGGCATGGCTGTGATTGGCATAGCCATCCTTTATGCTACATTTTATGTTTGGTTGGGCGTGGATTCCCCTGGTTCAATGAAAGTCACTGATT TGCCTCTTCTTCTTGTGGGATATGGATTTGGAGCTTCATTTGTTGCACTGTTTGCTCAGTTGGGTGGTGGAATATTCACAAAAGCTGCTGATGTTGGGGCTGATCTTGTTGGAAAAGTGGAGCAGGGAATACCCGAGGATGATCCTAGAAATCCTGCAGTGATTGCAGATTTG GTTGGAGACAATGTGGGTGATTGTGCTGCTCGAGGTGCTGATCTTTTTGAAAGTATTGCAGCTGAAATAATCAGTGCCATGATACTTGGGGGAACCATGGCGCAACGTTGCAAAATTGCGG ATCCATCTGGCTTCATCTTGTTTCCTCTTGTTGTTCATTCATTTGACCTTGTCATATCTTCCGTTGGAATTCTTTCAATTAGGGGTACTCGTGATTCTAGTGCAAAGTCTCCCATGGAGGACCCAATGGCAATCCTTCAGAAAGGATACTCTATTACAATATTTCTGGCAGTTCTTACATTTGTTGCG TCTACCTATTGGATGCTTTATACAGAACAAGCACCTTCAGCATGGGTTCACTTTGCGTTGTGTGGATTGGTTGGAATCATCACAGCTTATTTTTTTGTCTGGATCACCAAGTACTATACTGACTACAAGCATGGGCCTGTACGCGCATTGGCTCTTGCTAGCTCCACCGGTCATGGGACTAACATAATTGCAGGAGTTAGTCTGGGCCTTGAAGCAACAGCTCTTCCTGTTCTTGTCATTAGTGTATCTATAGTTTCAGCTTTTTGGCTGGGTAACACCTCAGGACTGATGGATGAGGCTGGAAACCCAACTGGTGGGCTGTTTGGTACAGCTGTGGCCACAATGGGAATGCTCAGCACTGCTGCCTATGTGCTTACTATGGATATGTTTGGCCCTATTGCTGACAATGCTGGTGGAATTGTAGAAATGAGTCAGCAG CCTGAAAGTGTTCGGGAGATTACTGATGTTCTCGATGCTGTTGGGAACACTACAAAAGCTACAACCAAAGGATTTGCCATCGGATCTGCAGCACTGGCATCCTTCCTTCTGTTTAGTGCTTATATGGATGAGGTTGCTACATTTGCTCGTGAACCTTTCACACAG GTTGATATTGCCATTCCAGAAGTTTTTGTTGGTGGGTTATTGGGTTCAATGCTTATTTTCTTATTCAGTGCATGGGCCTGCTCCGCAGTAGGCCGAACTGCTCAGGAGGTTGTTAAAGAAGTAAGAAGGCAATTTATTGAGAGGCCAGGTATCATG GACTACAAGGAGAAACCAGATTATGGTCGCTGTGTTGCTATTGTCGCAGCTGCATCTCTGAGAGAGATGATAAAACCTGGTGCCTTGGCTATTATATCTCCTATGGTGGTTG GTGTTGTGTTTCGGATCCTGGGGTACTACACAGGACAATCTCTACTCGGGGCTAAAGTTGTTGCTGCCATGCTGATGTTTGCAACGGTTTCTGGTATTCTCATGGCTCTTTTCCTGAACACGGCAGGTGGTGCATGGGATAATGCAAAGAAGTACATCGAGACGGGTGCATATGGAGGCAAAGGGAGTGATTGTCATAAAGCAGCAGTTACTGGAGATAC TGTGGGTGACCCATTCAAAGATACTGCTGGACCTTCAATCCATGTCCTCATAAAAATGTTGGCGACAATAACGCTTGTGATGGCACCAGTGTTTCTGTGA
- the LOC118060216 gene encoding WD repeat-containing protein 26 homolog, producing MAQLVETVGSKGVVKRTEFVRIITRALHSLGYEEIGTLLENQSGIPLQSQEISSFKNQVLAGNWDQSVETLHAISLLDESTLTSQASFLIWEQQFLEFLRDDHILDSLNTLRKKIAPLDINSNRVQELASCTISPPEDLNIESRPEILEKLHNFLPPSLMIHPARLESIIEEAISLRRLSCLYHNISDRNVSLYSDHKCGMSRLPCQAKQILHMHVDEVWFLQFSHNGKYLASSSKDESAIIWKVTDGGEVLFGHILGHEKPVLSVSWSPDDDQLLTCGEREVIKRWEANSGRLLHVYERADFGFISCAWCPAGFILAGTTDQSIILLDLEGAELDSWKDYALRMSEMAITNDGTRILSIYEDRSIAVIDREKKEILRLLPQEGVITSFSLSNDNKVLLVNLRNRGIHFLESSRRL from the exons ATGGCTCAGCTTGTGGAGACAGTTGGCTCAAAAGGAGTCGTCAAAAGAACTGAATTTGTCAGAATCATAACAAGGGCATTGCACTCGCTTGGTTATGAGGAGATTGGAACCCTTTTGGAGAACCAATCAGGAATACCATTGCAATCACAAGAGATTAGCTCGTTCAAGAACCAAGTGTTGGCTGGAAACTGGGATCAAAGTGTGGAAACGTTGCATGCGATCAGTCTTCTGGACGAATCAACCCTGACTTCTCAGGCATCATTCTTGATATGGGAGCAGCAGTTCCTCGAATTTCTGAGGGACGATCATATTCTTGATTCCTTAAATACTCTTAGGAAAAAAATTGCGCCTCTTGATATCAATTCTAACCGTGTTCAAGAACTTGCTTCCTGTACCATCTCTCCTCCAGAGGATCTAAACATTGAGTCAAGGCCAGAGATTCTAGAGAAACTGCATAACTTTCTTCCTCCGTCACTCATGATTCATCCAGCAAGGTTAGAAAGTATTATTGAGGAGGCTATTAGTCTGCGACGATTAAGCTGTCTGTATCACAATATTTCAGATAGAAATGTCTCTTTGTACTCGGATCATAAGTGTGGAATGAGCCGGCTTCCTTGTCAAGCAAAGCAG ATTCTGCACATGCACGTTGATGAAGTCTGGTTTCTGCAATTTTCACATAACGGAAAGTATTTGGCATCATCGTCCAAGGATGAATCAGCAATCATATGGAAG GTTACAGATGGCGGTGAAGTGTTATTTGGGCATATACTTGGTCATGAGAAACCAGTTTTGAGTGTTTCATGGAGCCCTGATGATGACCAGTTACTTACTTGTGGCGAAAGAGAGGTTATCAAACGATGGGAAGCCAATTCGGGACGGTTGCTCCATGTTTATGAGAGAGctgattttggttttatttccTGTGCGTGGTGTCCTGCTGGGTTCATACTTGCTGGTACGACTGACCAGAGCATCATCCTGTTGGATTTGGAAGGAGCGGAGCTGGATTCTTGGAAAGACTATGCACTCAGGATGTCGGAAATGGCCATAACTAATGATGGAACTAGAATCTTAAGCATATACGAAGATAGGTCGATAGCAGTGATTGACAGGGAAAAGAAGGAGATTTTGAGACTGCTTCCGCAAGAGGGTGTGATTACTTCCTTCTCGTTATCGAATGACAACAAAGTCCTTCTCGTTAATCTGCGAAACCGAGGAATCCATTTTTTGGAGTCTTCTAGAAGGTTATGA
- the LOC118060214 gene encoding ABC transporter F family member 4 has translation MGKKQKEDASGAPSKAKAGNKDAKKEKLSVTAMLASMDQKPDKPKKGSSSTVTSSKPKPKSAPSYTDGIDLPPSDDEEEPNGLEEEQQQNDPNKRPSQRRSELKPLDVAISDKELKKREKKELLAAHAIEHARQEALKDDHDAFTVVIGSRASVLDGEDEGDANVKDITIENFSVSARGKELLKNASVKIAHGRRYGLVGPNGMGKSTLLKLLAWRKIPVPKNIDVLLVEQEVIGDDKTALQAVVSANEELVKLREEVASLQKSDGPAEGENNGDDYDEDDAGERLAELYEKLQLMGSDAAESQASKILAGLGFTKDMQGRPTRSFSGGWRMRISLARALFVQPTLLLLDEPTNHLDLRAVLWLEEYLCRWKKTLVVVSHDRDFLNTVCNDIIHLHDQKLDSYRGNFDDFEVGYEQRRKETNKKFEIYDKQMKAAKRSGNRVQQDKVKDRAKFAAAKEAAKNKGKAKVDEDQAAPEAPRKWRDYSVEFHFPEPTELTPPLLQLIEVSFSYPNREDFKLSNVDVGIDMGTRVAIVGPNGAGKSTLLNLLAGDLVPTEGEVRRSQKLRIGRYSQHFVDLLTMDETPVQYLLRLHPDQEGLSKQEAVRGKLGKFGLPSHNHLTPIAKLSGGQKARVVFTSISMSKPHILLLDEPTNHLDMQSIDALADALDEFTGGVVLVSHDSRLISRVCEDEEKSEIWVVEDGTVTAFPGTFELYKEELQKEIKAEVDD, from the coding sequence ATGGGAAAGAAGCAAAAGGAGGATGCTAGTGGCGCCCCCTCAAAGGCTAAGGCTGGCAATAAAGatgcaaagaaggaaaaactaTCAGTCACTGCCATGTTGGCTAGCATGGACCAGAAACCTGACAAACCTAAGAAGGGTTCTTCGTCAACCGTAACGTCTAGCAAGCCCAAGCCAAAGTCAGCTCCTTCTTACACCGATGGAATTGATCTTCCTCCGTCTGATGATGAAGAGGAGCCGAATGGCTTGGAAGAAGAGCAACAGCAGAATGATCCAAACAAGAGACCCAGTCAGCGGAGGTCTGAATTGAAGCCCCTTGATGTAGCCATATcggataaagaattaaaaaagcgTGAAAAGAAGGAACTTCTTGCTGCCCATGCCATTGAGCACGCGAGGCAGGAGGCCCTTAAAGATGACCATGATGCTTTCACGGTCGTCATTGGAAGCCGGGCTTCTGTCCTTGATGGGGAAGATGAAGGTGATGCAAATGTCAAAGATATAACAATAGAGAATTTTTCTGTCTCGGCTCGGGGGAAAGAACTGCTTAAAAATGCATCTGTGAAGATAGCACATGGACGGAGATATGGTTTGGTTGGGCCCAATGGAATGGGCAAGTCTACACTATTGAAGCTCCTTGCTTGGAGAAAGATTCCCGTGCCGAAGAATATTGATGTGCTTTTGGTTGAACAGGAGGTCATTGGTGATGATAAAACAGCTTTACAAGCAGTTGTTTCAGCTAATGAAGAACTTGTCAAACTCCGAGAAGAAGTTGCCTCCCTGCAGAAATCTGACGGCCCTGCTGAGGGTGAAAACAATGGTGATGATTATGATGAAGATGATGCTGGAGAGAGGCTTGCTGAATTGTATGAGAAATTGCAGTTGATGGGATCAGATGCTGCTGAATCACAGGCATCAAAGATTCTTGCTGGGTTGGGTTTCACCAAGGATATGCAGGGCCGTCCAACCAGGTCATTTAGTGGTGGCTGGAGGATGAGAATTTCACTGGCAAGGGCACTTTTTGTGCAGCCTACTCTTTTATTGCTTGATGAGCCTACCAACCATCTTGACTTGAGGGCTGTTCTCTGGTTGGAGGAGTATCTGTGCCGGTGGAAGAAAACTTTGGTTGTTGTCTCACATGACCGAGATTTCCTCAACACAGTTTGCAATGACATCATTCATCTACATGATCAGAAACTTGACTCCTATCGTGGAAATTTTGATGACTTTGAAGTTGGGTATGAGCAGAGGCGGAAGGAGACAAACAAGAAGTTTGAGATTTATGACAAGCAGATGAAAGCTGCCAAGAGGAGTGGGAATCGGGTTCAGCAGGACAAGGTCAAGGATCGAGCAAAGTTTGCTGCAGCCAAGGAAGCAGCAAAGAATAAGGGCAAGGCTAAGGTTGATGAGGATCAAGCCGCACCCGAAGCTCCAAGGAAGTGGAGAGATTACAGCGTTGAGTTCCACTTTCCTGAACCTACTGAGCTTACACCACCACTCTTGCAGCTCATTGAAGTGAGCTTTAGTTATCCAAATCGGGAGGATTTCAAGTTGTCAAATGTTGATGTGGGCATTGACATGGGGACCCGTGTTGCTATTGTTGGACCCAATGGAGCTGGCAAATCCACTCTCCTAAATCTTCTTGCAGGTGATTTGGTACCAACCGAAGGTGAAGTGAGGCGGAGTCAGAAGTTGAGGATTGGAAGGTACTCGCAGCACTTTGTGGATCTTCTTACAATGGATGAAACACCTGTACAATACCTTCTTCGTCTCCATCCAGACCAAGAGGGGCTTAGCAAACAGGAGGCTGTTCGGGGGAAGCTTGGCAAATTTGGACTTCCCAGTCATAATCATCTTACCCCTATTGCAAAATTATCAGGTGGGCAGAAAGCCCGAGTTGTCTTCACATCAATATCAATGTCAAAGCCCCATATTCTACTTTTGGACGAACCCACAAACCACTTGGATATGCAAAGTATCGATGCCTTGGCTGATGCGCTTGATGAATTCACTGGTGGGGTGGTCCTGGTCAGTCACGACTCTAGATTGATATCACGTGTCTGTGAGGATGAAGAGAAGAGTGAAATTTGGGTGGTGGAAGATGGAACTGTGACTGCTTTTCCGGGGACATTTGAATTGTACAAAGAGGAGCTACAGAAAGAAATTAAGGCTGAGGTTGATGATTAA
- the LOC118060218 gene encoding mitochondrial intermembrane space import and assembly protein 40 homolog encodes MGQAQSEVAPSDTADQMEPHFSSPPSMESLLAEAVAYGNDENESLEAKAQKALECPCIADLRNGPCGVQFSESFLCFLKSTSEEKGSDCVHPFVALQNCIKANPNAFSKDILEEAEEKKEEEPAQEYKIIPPIWSRESQSPKSKL; translated from the exons atGGGTCAAGCTCAAAGCGAGGTGGCACCAAGCGATACAGCAGATCAAATGGAACCCCATTTTTCTTCACCTCCTTCGATGGAATCTCTTCTTGCTG AAGCTGTAGCATATGGAAATGATGAGAATGAG TCTCTTGAAGCTAAGGCTCAGAAAGCATTAGAATGCCCATGTATAGCTGATTTACGCAACGGCCCATGTGGAGTTCAGTTTTCAGAATCATTCTTGTGTTTTCTCAAAAGTACTTCAGAGGAAAAG GGCTCGGATTGTGTGCATCCGTTTGTGGCTTTGCAGAATTGCATCAAAGCTAATCCCAACGCTTTTTCTAAGGACATTTTAGAAGAAGCtgaagagaagaaagaggagGAGCCAGCACAGGAATACAAAATTATTCCGCCCATATGGTCTAGAGAATCTCAGAGTCCGAAGTCCAAGCTTTAG
- the LOC118060217 gene encoding phytochrome-associated serine/threonine-protein phosphatase, which produces MDLDKWIAKVKEGQHLLEDDLQLLCEYVKEILIEESNVQPVNSPVTVCGDIHGQFHDLMKLFQTGGHVPETNYIFMGDFVDRGYNSLEVFTILLLLKARYPANITLLRGNHESRQLTQVYGFYDECQRKYGNANAWRYCTDVFDYLTLSAIIDGTVLCVHGGLSPDIRTIDQMRVIERNCEIPHEGPFCDLMWSDPEDIETWAVSPRGAGWLFGSRVTSEFNYINNLDLVCRAHQLVQEGLKYMFQDKGLVTVWSAPNYCYRCGNVASILSFNENMEREVKFFTETEENNHMRGPRTGVPYFL; this is translated from the exons ATGGATTTGGATAAATGGATAGCGAAGGTGAAAGAAGGACAGCACCTGTTGGAAGACGATCTTCAGCTTCTCTGCGAATAT GTAAAAGAGATCCTCATCGAGGAGTCCAATGTGCAGCCTGTTAACAGCCCTGTCACTGTCTGCGGTGATATTCATGGCCAGTTTCATGATCTTATGAAACTTTTTCAGACCGGGGGTCATGTACCTGAGACTAATTACATTTTTATG GGCGATTTTGTTGATCGAGGTTATAATAGTCTTGAAGTGTTCACTATTCTTTTGCTTCTCAAAGCAAG ATACCCAGCTAATATTACACTTTTGCGTGGAAATCATGAAAGCAGGCAACTAACTCAG GTATACGGTTTCTATGATGAGTGCCAGAGGAAGTATGGAAATGCCAATGCCTGGCGGTATTGTACTGATGTTTTTGATTATCTGACACTCTCAGCGATTATAGATGGCACT GTGCTTTGCGTCCATGGTGGTCTTTCTCCTGACATCCGAACTATCGATcag ATGAGAGTAATTGAACGGAATTGTGAAATTCCACATGAAGGGCCATTCTGTGATCTCATGTGGAGTGATCCTGAAGATATTGAGACATGGGCAGTTAGTCCCCGAGGAGCAGGTTGGCTTTTTGGGTCCAGGGTCACTTCTGAG ttcAACTACATTAACAATCTTGATCTGGTTTGTCGAGCACACCAACTTGTACAAGAAGGTCTCAAGTACATGTTTCAAGATAAAGGCTTAGTCACT GTCTGGTCTGCACCAAATTACTGTTACCGCTGTGGAAATGTAGCTTCTATATTGAGCTTCAATGAGAATATG GAGAGGGAAGTGAAGTTTTTTACAGAAACGGAGGAGAACAACCATATGAGAGGGCCCAGGACAGGTGTTCCATATTTCTTGTAA